From a single Metopolophium dirhodum isolate CAU chromosome 6, ASM1992520v1, whole genome shotgun sequence genomic region:
- the LOC132946060 gene encoding kelch-like protein 2, which translates to MQNTKQIPEPNRCESAIYKYKKTSFSEIYEVLQSLREDEFFCDINLETDDGGSIFGHKVVLASASPYFQAMFTNFSEKNQEVVVIRELNSSVLQLLIDFIYSGKIIVTESNVQVLLPAANLLQLQEVKNACCDFLQAQICLTNCIGIFALADLHSCTKLLSSSELYIHQYFSDVVEGDEFLSLSSEQMVKLIASEELTVSSEEKIFESVIRWVKYDLDSRKQILPKLMEHVRLPLTSKDYILKNVVDEPLLINCAKCKDYVFDALHFHLLKSKKLITIPHNIRTKPRQRGGTHKVILAVGGVGINNEILYSTEWYDPKINQWQPGPKMITPSRSGGLAVVNDNFAMYLGGTSFNSIYQSAYGLDLSSDSPRWRPTYDMLVKRRSFGVCVINNFIYVVGGFDGKIILKSAEVFDCRTQKWQMLSNMSTRRFGVGIGVLNNLLYAVGGCNSDHTFNSVECYNPSLDKWTPIADMRERREGVGVGVLDDVLYAVGGNDGEDVHRSVEAYIPSTGVWSTIPDMHLCRSDAGVAVLDGLLYVVSGYDGACRLDSVESYNPNTNKWTMITASMNVARNEAGVVAIDMPRYFKTFKAVRTEKKLKPKF; encoded by the exons atgcaAAATACAAAGCAAATTCCGGAACCCAATCGATGTGAATCAgctatatacaagtataaaaaaacgTCGTTTTCGGAGATATATGAAGTATTACAATCCTTACGAGA agatGAGTTTTTTTGTGATATAAACCTAGAAACAGACGATGGTGGAAGTATATTTGGTCATAAAGTGGTTTTGGCATCGGCTAGTCCATATTTCCAAGCAATGTTCACAAACTTTTCTGAAAAGAATCAAGAGGTTGTTGTTATCAGGGAGTTGAATTCTAGTGTCTTACAGCTATTAATCGACTTTATTTACTCGGGGAAAATCATTGTCACTGAAAGTAATGTACAg GTTTTGTTACCAGCAGCGAACCTTTTGCAGTTACAAGAAGTCAAAAACGCATGTTGTGACTTTCTTCAGGCACAAATATGTCTTACAAATTGTATTGGTATATTTGCGTTAGCTGATTTACATAGCTGTACGAAATTGTTATCAAGTTCAGAATTATATATTCACCAATACTTTTC GGACGTGGTAGAAGGAGATGAATTCCTGTCCTTGTCATCTGAACAAATGGTTAAGTTGATCGCCAGTGAGGAACTTACAGTTTCATCTGAAGAAAAA atatttgaaaGTGTTATTCGATGGGTAAAATATGATTTGGATTccagaaaacaaattttgccCAAATTAATGGAACATGTGCGTTTACCATTAACATCGAaagattacatattaaaaaatgtagttgACGAACCTCTTCTTATTAATTGTGCTAAAT gtaAAGATTACGTATTtgatgcattacattttcatttacttAAGTCAAAAAAACTTATCACCATTCCACATAACATCCGGACAAAACCTAGACAGCGTGGTGGTACACATAAA gTTATTTTAGCTGTTGGTGGAGTAGGGATCaataacgaaatattatatagtacagaATGGTATGACCCAAAAATCAATCAATGGCAGCCTGGACCTAAAATGATAACACCAAGTCGTAGTGGTGGTCTAGCCGTAGTAAATGATAATTTTGCGATGTATTTGGGTGGTACaagttttaattcaatttatcaaTCTGCTTATGGTCTAGATTTATCTTCAGATTCGCCTCGTTGGAGACCAACCTACGACATGCTAGTTAAAAGACGAAGTTTTGGAGTTTgtgtgataaataattttatatatgtc gTTGGCGGTTTTGAtggcaaaattattttaaaaagtgcaGAAGTTTTTGACTGCAGAACTCAAAAATGGCAAATGTTATCTAATATGTCTACTAGAAGATTTGGTGTTGGGATTGGAGTACTGAATAATCTTTTATATGCG GTAGGAGGTTGTAATTCTGATCATACATTCAACTCTGTCGAATGCTACAATCCCAGTCTTGATAAATGGACGCCAATTGCAGACATGCGTGAACGTCGCGAAGGAGTGGGTGTTGGAGTTTTAGATGATGTACTGTATGCTGTAGGCGGTAATGATGGAGAAGATGTTCACAGAAGTGTTGAAGCATACATACCAAGTACAGGCGTTTGGTCTACTATTCCAGACATGCATTTGTGTCGAAGTGATGCAG GAGTAGCTGTATTGGATGGTTTATTGTACGTCGTCAGTGGTTACGACGGAGCTTGTCGTTTGGATTCTGTGGAATCTTACAACCCTAACACTAATAAGTGGACCATGATCACAGCGTCAATGAATGTTGCAAGGAATGAGGCAGGAGTTGTAGCTATTGATATGCCAcgatattttaaaacgtttaaagcTGTGAG aaccgaaaaaaaactgaaacctaaattttag